In Halarcobacter bivalviorum, a genomic segment contains:
- a CDS encoding sensor histidine kinase — MEKKYANFILFFLFCSLNYFFYLKTFDSDFIELSLEKKELFFIFIIFANIILILLFIVIIQSINKMILISKIKRYRKELRKNYYQYRKKFRELTARSKLKDRVIFEQSKQKSLNSLISNIAHHWRQPLSVVSIIATSMQLYEEEDLVLEEILKNSKTINENVQYLSSIIDEFSKNLTENSNIKKEVFRLDFILNEFVVNNDFFDIEVKLEMLDTYSLYTYKNELFKALYNIINNSKEKLNERKIKDKKIFINVFQVDKNIIIKIKDTAGGIEHEILNNVFEPYMTTKFKTKDVGLGLYLSYMIITEQLKGTIIVENTIFIDTNTKEEHKGAHFIIKIPRSLAHL, encoded by the coding sequence ATGGAAAAAAAATATGCGAATTTTATTCTATTTTTCTTATTTTGTTCTTTAAATTATTTTTTTTATTTGAAAACATTTGATAGTGACTTTATTGAACTTTCACTTGAGAAAAAAGAATTATTTTTTATTTTTATTATTTTTGCAAATATCATTTTAATATTATTGTTTATTGTGATTATTCAATCAATAAATAAGATGATATTGATAAGTAAAATAAAAAGATATAGAAAAGAATTAAGAAAAAACTATTATCAATATAGAAAAAAATTTAGAGAGTTAACAGCACGTTCAAAATTAAAAGATAGAGTTATCTTTGAACAATCAAAACAGAAATCTTTAAATAGTTTGATTTCAAATATAGCACATCATTGGAGACAACCCCTTTCTGTGGTTTCAATTATTGCAACTTCAATGCAATTATATGAAGAAGAGGATTTAGTTTTAGAAGAAATACTTAAAAACTCTAAAACTATAAATGAAAATGTTCAATATCTTTCAAGTATTATAGATGAGTTTTCAAAGAATTTAACTGAGAATTCAAACATAAAGAAAGAAGTTTTTCGTTTAGATTTTATCTTAAATGAGTTTGTTGTAAATAATGATTTCTTTGATATTGAAGTAAAACTAGAGATGTTAGATACATACTCTTTATATACTTATAAAAATGAGCTGTTTAAAGCTTTGTATAACATAATCAATAATTCAAAAGAGAAATTAAATGAAAGAAAAATAAAAGATAAAAAAATATTTATAAACGTTTTTCAAGTTGATAAAAATATTATTATAAAAATCAAAGATACAGCAGGTGGAATTGAACATGAAATTTTAAATAATGTTTTTGAACCGTATATGACTACAAAATTTAAAACCAAAGATGTGGGCCTGGGATTATATTTAAGTTATATGATAATTACAGAACAGCTAAAAGGAACAATAATAGTTGAAAATACTATCTTTATAGATACAAATACAAAAGAAGAGCATAAAGGGGCACATTTTATTATTAAAATACCTAGAAGTTTAGCTCATTTGTAG
- a CDS encoding HesA/MoeB/ThiF family protein, with the protein MSEIHEYFNRQIKLWGEEVQDSLQNKKVAIIGSGGLGCTLGIALGASGIGEFALVDFDDVGVHNIHRQIGFKVGDDGKYKAEVLKELLESRCPYTKATAYVESFDEFAKRDLEFDLIIDATDNLPSRAAINKYCLERKQPWIYGTVEEFHGQVCFFEEASYEAVFKINDRKPNGIACPIVMHIGSLQANLAIRHLAGLPVKKDILYYLSFDEEGILQNQKFNLPKN; encoded by the coding sequence ATGAGTGAAATTCATGAATATTTTAACAGACAAATAAAACTTTGGGGTGAAGAAGTACAAGATTCACTACAAAATAAGAAAGTAGCTATCATAGGAAGTGGTGGTTTAGGTTGTACTTTAGGTATAGCTTTAGGAGCTTCTGGAATAGGAGAGTTTGCTCTTGTTGATTTTGATGATGTTGGAGTTCACAATATTCATAGGCAAATTGGATTTAAAGTTGGAGATGATGGAAAATATAAAGCAGAAGTTTTAAAAGAGCTTTTAGAATCAAGATGTCCATATACTAAAGCTACTGCATATGTAGAGAGTTTTGATGAGTTTGCAAAAAGAGATTTAGAGTTTGATTTAATAATTGATGCAACTGATAACTTACCAAGTAGAGCTGCTATTAATAAATATTGTTTAGAAAGAAAACAACCATGGATTTATGGTACAGTTGAAGAGTTTCATGGACAAGTATGCTTTTTTGAAGAGGCATCATATGAAGCAGTATTTAAAATAAATGATAGAAAACCAAATGGAATTGCTTGTCCTATTGTAATGCATATAGGTTCATTACAAGCAAACTTAGCAATTAGACACTTAGCTGGACTTCCAGTGAAAAAAGATATTTTATACTATCTATCTTTTGATGAAGAGGGTATTTTACAAAACCAAAAGTTCAATCTTCCTAAAAACTAA
- the carB gene encoding carbamoyl-phosphate synthase large subunit translates to MPKREDIKSILLIGSGPIVIGQACEFDYSGTQATKTLKELGYRVVLINSNPATIMTDPEFADKTYIEPITEEVVAKIIEKENIDAILPTMGGQTALNVATSMYEKGMLEGVKFLGAHPDAIKKGEDRQLFNEAMIKIGMDLPKSANAYSVEEAMRVAKEIGFPVISRASFTLAGGGSGVAYNMEEFKALAEAGIEASPINEIEIMESMLGWKEYEMEVIRDHKDNCIIVCSIENLDPMGVHTGDSVTIAPALTLTDKEYQDMRNASFAILREIGVDTGGSNVQFSICPDTGRMIVIEMNPRVSRSSALASKATGYPIAKVATLLAVGFTLDEITNDITGTAASFEPVIDYIVTKVPRFTFEKFPKADSTLTTGMKSVGEVMAIGRTFNESIQKALCSMETGIVGFDPICSDLEKIKAEIRRPNADRLRYLMDGMRHGLTNEEIFELCKVDPWFLTKFREIYELEKTIDDSILTDELKMRKIKTNGFSDKMIANLIGKSEEEVYQARKALNVEFEYNEVDTCSAEFKALTPYLYSTTNITKLPKVEKKDEDKKVLIIGGGPNRIGQGIEFDYCCVHASFALNEMGIKTIMYNCNPETVSTDYDTSDILYFEPIDFEHVRAVIEQENPDGIIVHFGGQTPLKLANAIHDAGGKIIGTTAEVIDLAEDREKFSSFVEKAGLLQPDNGTAVKVEEAIAIAQRIGFPVLVRPSFVLGGRGMKIVYSVDELKQYMDEAVSVSNDAPVLIDKFLDRAIELDVDCICDGKEVYIGGIMQHIEEAGVHSGDSACSLPPVSISDELIKELEEKTKAMALGLGVVGLMNTQYAIHKGQIYLIEVNPRASRTVPFVSKATGMPLAKVATRVMWGESLRSALDTYNSDIVYEDNGVLKPILKGHIAVKEAVFPFTKLSGSDPLLTPEMKSTGEVMGISDNFGEAYAKAQSAAKNGLPVSGKVFISLCDLDKEYAPKIAQGLVEEGFSIVATGGTHKVISEAGIECEKVLKISEGRPNIIDSITNGEIALAFNTSDGKESSKDDGKNIRRSVLKENIPYGTTAATALACIEAMKALRKKDGLGVKSIQEFLND, encoded by the coding sequence ATGCCAAAAAGAGAAGATATTAAATCTATTTTACTTATAGGTTCTGGACCTATTGTTATTGGACAAGCGTGTGAGTTTGACTACTCAGGAACACAAGCTACAAAAACATTAAAAGAGTTAGGATATAGAGTTGTTTTAATTAACTCAAACCCAGCTACTATTATGACAGATCCGGAATTTGCTGATAAAACTTATATTGAACCAATCACAGAAGAAGTTGTTGCAAAGATAATTGAAAAAGAAAATATTGATGCTATTTTACCAACTATGGGTGGACAAACAGCACTTAACGTTGCAACTTCAATGTATGAAAAAGGTATGTTAGAAGGAGTAAAATTCCTTGGAGCACATCCTGATGCTATTAAAAAAGGTGAAGATAGACAGTTATTCAATGAAGCAATGATTAAAATTGGTATGGACTTACCAAAAAGTGCAAATGCTTATAGTGTTGAAGAAGCTATGAGAGTAGCAAAAGAGATTGGATTTCCTGTAATCTCAAGAGCATCTTTTACTCTTGCAGGTGGTGGTTCTGGTGTTGCTTATAACATGGAAGAGTTTAAAGCTCTTGCAGAAGCTGGTATTGAAGCATCTCCAATCAATGAAATTGAGATTATGGAATCAATGCTTGGTTGGAAAGAGTACGAAATGGAAGTTATCAGAGACCACAAAGATAACTGTATTATCGTATGTTCAATCGAAAACTTAGACCCAATGGGAGTTCATACAGGAGACTCAGTTACTATTGCTCCTGCCTTAACTTTAACAGATAAAGAGTACCAAGATATGAGAAATGCTTCTTTTGCAATTCTTAGAGAAATTGGTGTAGATACTGGTGGTTCAAATGTTCAATTCTCAATTTGTCCAGATACTGGAAGAATGATTGTTATTGAAATGAACCCAAGAGTTTCAAGATCTTCTGCCCTTGCATCTAAAGCAACTGGTTATCCTATTGCAAAAGTTGCAACACTACTTGCAGTTGGATTTACACTTGATGAAATCACAAATGATATTACAGGTACAGCTGCATCATTTGAGCCAGTAATCGATTATATTGTTACAAAAGTTCCAAGATTTACTTTTGAAAAATTTCCAAAAGCAGACTCTACACTTACAACTGGAATGAAATCAGTTGGTGAAGTAATGGCTATTGGTAGAACATTCAATGAATCAATCCAAAAAGCACTTTGTTCTATGGAAACAGGAATTGTAGGTTTTGACCCAATTTGTAGCGATTTAGAAAAAATCAAAGCAGAAATTAGAAGACCAAATGCTGATAGATTAAGATACTTAATGGATGGTATGAGACATGGTCTTACAAATGAAGAGATTTTTGAATTATGTAAAGTAGACCCATGGTTCTTAACTAAATTTAGAGAAATTTATGAATTAGAGAAAACAATTGATGACTCAATTTTAACTGATGAACTTAAGATGAGAAAGATTAAAACAAATGGTTTCTCAGATAAAATGATTGCAAACTTAATTGGTAAAAGTGAAGAAGAAGTTTATCAAGCAAGAAAAGCACTTAATGTAGAGTTTGAATACAATGAAGTAGATACTTGTTCTGCTGAGTTTAAAGCTTTAACTCCATACCTTTACTCTACAACAAATATTACAAAACTACCAAAAGTAGAGAAAAAAGATGAGGATAAAAAAGTTCTTATCATCGGTGGTGGTCCAAATAGAATTGGTCAAGGTATTGAGTTTGACTATTGTTGTGTACATGCTTCATTTGCTTTAAATGAAATGGGTATTAAAACAATTATGTATAACTGTAACCCAGAAACAGTATCAACAGATTATGATACTTCAGATATTTTATATTTTGAACCAATTGATTTTGAACACGTAAGAGCAGTAATTGAGCAAGAAAATCCAGATGGAATTATTGTTCATTTCGGTGGGCAAACTCCACTTAAACTTGCAAATGCAATCCATGATGCAGGTGGAAAAATTATTGGTACAACTGCAGAAGTAATTGATTTAGCAGAAGATAGAGAGAAGTTCTCATCATTTGTTGAAAAAGCAGGACTTTTACAACCAGATAATGGTACAGCTGTAAAAGTTGAAGAGGCAATTGCAATTGCCCAAAGAATTGGATTCCCAGTACTTGTAAGACCATCATTTGTACTTGGTGGAAGAGGTATGAAAATTGTTTATTCTGTTGATGAATTAAAACAATATATGGATGAGGCAGTTTCTGTTTCAAATGATGCACCAGTACTTATTGATAAATTCCTTGATAGAGCAATCGAGCTTGATGTAGATTGTATTTGTGATGGAAAAGAGGTTTATATTGGTGGAATTATGCAACATATTGAAGAAGCAGGAGTTCACTCAGGAGACTCAGCTTGTTCTTTACCACCAGTTTCAATTTCAGATGAATTAATCAAAGAGCTTGAAGAGAAAACAAAAGCAATGGCACTAGGACTTGGTGTTGTTGGTCTTATGAATACTCAATATGCAATTCATAAAGGACAAATCTATTTAATCGAAGTTAACCCAAGAGCTTCAAGAACTGTTCCTTTTGTATCAAAAGCAACTGGTATGCCTTTAGCAAAAGTAGCTACTAGAGTTATGTGGGGAGAATCTTTAAGATCTGCTCTTGATACATATAATTCTGATATTGTATATGAAGATAATGGTGTATTAAAACCAATTTTAAAAGGTCACATTGCAGTTAAAGAGGCTGTTTTCCCATTTACTAAATTAAGCGGTTCAGACCCACTTTTAACACCAGAAATGAAATCAACAGGTGAAGTTATGGGTATCTCTGATAACTTTGGTGAAGCATATGCTAAAGCACAAAGTGCAGCTAAAAATGGTTTACCAGTTTCAGGTAAAGTATTTATCTCTTTATGTGATTTAGATAAAGAGTATGCTCCCAAAATTGCACAAGGATTAGTGGAAGAAGGTTTCTCAATTGTTGCAACAGGTGGAACTCATAAAGTTATATCAGAAGCTGGAATTGAGTGTGAAAAAGTACTTAAGATTTCTGAGGGTAGACCAAATATCATTGACTCAATTACAAATGGCGAAATTGCTTTAGCATTTAATACTTCAGATGGAAAAGAGTCATCTAAAGATGATGGTAAAAATATCAGAAGATCAGTTTTAAAAGAAAACATTCCTTATGGTACAACAGCTGCAACAGCACTAGCTTGTATTGAAGCTATGAAAGCTTTAAGAAAAAAAGATGGATTAGGTGTTAAATCTATCCAAGAATTTTTAAATGACTAA
- a CDS encoding Sua5 YciO YrdC YwlC family protein encodes MDTNLIYLVQTDTTVGFSSANDEKLSTVKRRPASQKILQTLDSFATLKKNTRIPKEHRKRVRNAKKTTFIYPNLDSFRVVDRNDKFHSFIKKFKAQYSTSANHTKKSFEKDFALANCDVIVSTKDGFSEKISSSIYLLKKRKLKRIR; translated from the coding sequence ATGGATACTAATTTAATATATTTAGTACAAACTGATACTACAGTAGGTTTTTCATCAGCAAATGATGAAAAACTTTCTACTGTAAAAAGAAGACCAGCTTCTCAAAAAATACTTCAAACACTAGACTCTTTTGCTACTTTAAAGAAAAATACAAGAATACCTAAAGAGCATAGAAAAAGAGTTAGAAATGCAAAAAAGACCACTTTTATTTATCCAAATCTAGATTCATTTAGAGTAGTAGATAGAAATGATAAATTTCATAGTTTTATTAAAAAATTTAAAGCTCAATATTCAACTTCTGCAAATCATACAAAAAAGAGTTTTGAAAAAGATTTTGCCTTAGCAAATTGTGATGTAATAGTTTCAACAAAAGATGGTTTTAGTGAAAAAATCTCTTCTTCAATATATCTTTTAAAAAAAAGAAAATTAAAGAGAATAAGATAA
- a CDS encoding ATP-binding protein has product MFIHRKAELEKLNSSYSSANSALDIIYGVKNVGKTALVNEFAKDKSYIYFSSYEMISSHFFTNMANTISKHFFGVNTVGKPFNSFEEVLLFLFEQNIEEKLLFILDDFQAILKTDKQALDILCKYWKKDLKKKNIHIVVLSSLQFLEYPAKNEIESLTNNIIKLEYLDFFAIKEFFPNLSKLDQLYIYSLLGTTPANLKYYNPKIDFTENIVNLFISSNAYLFEYGVRILKNEISEIGTYCSILYAIAKGHKKIGEIAKELDLKSTYLSRYLLKLNDMMIIKKVIPLGEEKNKNSKYGRYEISDNTLIFWFLYIYPNLQLLQQNELERVSQIIQEEFIKKTVFQSYKKCIKEIIFDKQETIFGYLPKAIGSWWDNSDNTIDVVAHNNKIVTFIQILWEDKDIAKIAYGKLKNTSDKFETSLEKKYIIVTKNTFFNMK; this is encoded by the coding sequence ATGTTTATTCATAGAAAAGCAGAACTTGAAAAATTAAATAGTAGTTATTCAAGTGCAAATTCAGCTTTAGATATAATCTATGGAGTAAAAAATGTTGGAAAAACTGCTTTAGTAAATGAGTTTGCTAAAGATAAATCTTATATCTATTTTTCTAGCTATGAAATGATTTCTAGCCATTTTTTTACAAATATGGCAAATACTATCTCTAAACATTTTTTTGGAGTTAATACTGTAGGTAAACCTTTTAACTCCTTTGAGGAAGTACTTCTTTTTTTATTTGAACAAAATATTGAAGAGAAGCTTCTATTTATATTAGATGATTTTCAAGCTATTTTAAAAACAGATAAACAAGCTCTTGATATTTTATGCAAATATTGGAAAAAAGATTTAAAAAAGAAAAATATTCATATTGTTGTACTAAGTTCTTTACAGTTTTTAGAATATCCTGCAAAAAATGAAATCGAAAGTTTAACAAATAATATTATAAAGCTAGAATACCTAGACTTCTTTGCAATAAAAGAGTTTTTCCCAAATCTAAGTAAACTTGACCAATTATATATATACTCTTTATTAGGAACTACTCCTGCTAATTTAAAATATTATAATCCAAAAATAGACTTTACAGAAAATATTGTAAATCTTTTTATCTCTTCAAATGCTTATCTTTTTGAATATGGGGTAAGAATTTTAAAAAATGAAATTTCAGAAATAGGTACTTATTGTTCAATTTTATATGCAATAGCAAAAGGTCATAAAAAAATAGGAGAGATAGCAAAAGAGTTAGATTTAAAATCTACTTATCTTTCTAGGTATCTTTTAAAACTCAATGATATGATGATTATTAAAAAAGTGATTCCTTTAGGGGAAGAAAAAAATAAGAACTCAAAGTATGGAAGATATGAGATTAGTGACAACACTTTGATTTTTTGGTTTTTATATATCTATCCAAATCTTCAATTACTACAGCAAAATGAACTTGAAAGAGTTAGTCAAATAATTCAAGAAGAGTTTATTAAAAAAACAGTATTTCAAAGTTATAAAAAATGCATAAAAGAGATTATCTTTGATAAACAAGAGACAATCTTTGGTTATCTACCTAAAGCGATAGGTTCATGGTGGGATAATAGTGATAATACTATAGATGTAGTTGCTCATAATAATAAAATTGTAACCTTTATACAAATTTTATGGGAAGATAAAGATATTGCAAAAATTGCTTACGGAAAATTAAAAAACACTTCTGATAAATTTGAAACTTCCCTTGAAAAAAAATATATTATTGTTACAAAAAACACCTTTTTTAATATGAAATAA